A stretch of Mesotoga sp. BH458_6_3_2_1 DNA encodes these proteins:
- a CDS encoding GntR family transcriptional regulator has product MAETPIPLYYKLYVDLKESLNSGKYQKGDKLPTEKDLCQKYGISRLTVRRAMDELRREGFIERLKGKGTFVTGSKREEQLAILTGFTDEARNRGVETRSVVLENRLVRVPADAVELFDIPADAMVVLLKRVRILEGEPYAIEEAYLNVGADIRLLNITQRDMERESLYGILRKEFGINISYAEEEMELTRLKKEEARFLRQDQDECAIMRKRFTYTKSDICIEYVISLYRADKSKFRIVRRI; this is encoded by the coding sequence ATGGCCGAAACACCAATTCCGCTGTATTACAAGCTTTATGTTGACTTGAAGGAATCCCTGAATTCGGGAAAATATCAGAAAGGAGACAAGCTTCCAACTGAGAAGGACCTATGCCAGAAGTACGGCATAAGCAGACTTACAGTTAGAAGGGCGATGGATGAGCTCAGAAGAGAGGGTTTCATTGAAAGATTGAAGGGGAAGGGAACCTTTGTTACTGGCTCCAAGAGGGAAGAACAGCTGGCAATACTTACAGGGTTCACAGATGAAGCAAGAAATCGAGGCGTTGAGACTCGTTCTGTGGTTCTCGAAAACAGACTCGTCAGGGTTCCTGCCGATGCCGTCGAGCTCTTCGACATTCCTGCCGATGCAATGGTTGTGCTATTGAAAAGAGTAAGGATTCTCGAGGGTGAACCCTACGCAATTGAAGAGGCATATCTGAACGTGGGGGCCGACATTAGGCTTCTAAACATTACACAGAGAGATATGGAAAGAGAATCCCTGTATGGAATCCTGAGAAAGGAGTTTGGAATCAACATCTCCTACGCCGAAGAAGAAATGGAGCTTACCAGACTCAAGAAAGAAGAGGCCCGTTTTCTTCGACAGGATCAAGACGAATGTGCAATAATGAGGAAGAGATTCACTTATACAAAAAGCGATATATGTATTGAATACGTAATTTCACTGTACAGAGCCGACAAGAGCAAGTTCAGAATCGTCAGAAGAATATGA
- a CDS encoding L-Ala-D/L-Glu epimerase encodes MKIRDLRFTEKKWDFVKPFHIANNVSSSKVNIEVELILSDGTIGLGESSSSFRVNGESGAAIFQLQKEILEMIKDLDVRDYRRVFAKLDAYSRTAPSLKAAIQFATLHAFSRLISTPVYQILGGMKDFVETDKTVSIGSLEETVHDAKEIFEAGHKVIKMKVGEDVKSDIARLLAVNDVIKGVRYVIDANTGYTPKDALRFIDAMYRNDVPVGIFEQPVPAEDFEGLKIIRQGSMYPVGADESAKTKYDVMRLIKEGAVDYVNIKLMKSGLSDALAIVEMCNSAGIGLMIGCMSESGAGVSQSVHFAAGTGAFTYHDLDSHLLLKNVDPVGFRQEKDRQYPILY; translated from the coding sequence ATGAAGATAAGGGATCTGCGCTTCACCGAAAAGAAATGGGACTTCGTAAAACCTTTTCACATTGCAAACAACGTTTCCAGCTCCAAAGTTAATATTGAAGTTGAATTGATTCTATCGGACGGAACGATCGGACTTGGAGAGTCATCCTCGTCATTCAGAGTGAACGGGGAGAGCGGAGCTGCTATCTTTCAGCTCCAGAAGGAGATTCTTGAAATGATTAAAGATCTCGACGTCCGAGACTACAGGAGAGTTTTCGCAAAGCTCGATGCGTATTCTAGAACGGCTCCCAGTTTGAAGGCCGCCATTCAATTTGCCACCCTTCACGCCTTTTCCAGATTGATCTCTACGCCTGTCTATCAGATTCTTGGTGGGATGAAGGACTTCGTGGAGACAGACAAGACCGTAAGTATAGGCAGTCTGGAAGAGACGGTTCATGACGCTAAGGAGATCTTCGAAGCGGGCCACAAAGTTATCAAGATGAAGGTCGGCGAAGATGTCAAGAGCGACATTGCCAGGTTACTGGCAGTCAACGATGTGATCAAGGGTGTCAGGTATGTGATAGATGCAAACACAGGCTATACACCCAAAGATGCTTTGAGATTCATAGATGCGATGTACCGAAACGACGTGCCCGTGGGGATATTCGAACAACCGGTGCCTGCCGAAGATTTCGAAGGACTGAAAATAATCAGGCAGGGCTCTATGTATCCTGTTGGCGCAGATGAAAGCGCAAAGACGAAGTACGACGTTATGAGACTGATAAAGGAAGGCGCAGTCGATTACGTCAATATCAAACTCATGAAGTCTGGACTATCAGACGCTCTTGCGATTGTAGAGATGTGTAACAGCGCGGGTATAGGTCTTATGATAGGCTGCATGAGCGAGTCGGGAGCAGGGGTCTCTCAAAGCGTTCATTTCGCGGCTGGAACCGGCGCATTCACTTATCACGATTTGGATTCTCATTTACTGCTTAAGAATGTCGATCCTGTCGGGTTCAGACAGGAGAAAGATAGACAGTATCCAATTTTATACTGA